Proteins from one Porites lutea chromosome 3, jaPorLute2.1, whole genome shotgun sequence genomic window:
- the LOC140929443 gene encoding zinc finger MYM-type protein 1-like, which produces MAGEKTGVATQIKSVNGKCLYTHCYGHALNLAVADAIKSVKCMSDALDTVREIGKLVKKSPQRNTKLDQIREETTNESRGVHAFCPTRWTVRGEALASVLNNHDELMELWDWSLDVLKDTEMKSRINGVKSMMTKFSFYFGCCLGEKILRQTDNLSRALQSSSISAAQGNKLAVDVVKTLKTDRSDESFDLFWARIKQRKDKEIESIEDPVPPRKRKVPSRFELGQQQTHYFPQTAKDHYKQIYFEAIDFATTAITARFDQKDFKVYMNLQELLLKATAKQPYDAELAEVLKVYSEDLNPYQLEGQLVLLPQVAASNAFDTSRFNVDDLISFFQSIDEPHKLLLSEICMLGKLLLVMPATNAASERSFSALKRVKTYLRATTGDARLNHLMTLHVHRDRTDSIDLVAAANQFVGEQENRKQLFGSFTTNDLSRKVSLVSRSTQTSL; this is translated from the coding sequence ATGGCAGGGGAGAAAACTGGTGTGGCAACGCAGATTAAATCCGTCAATGGAAAGTGCCTGTATACACACTGTTATGGCCATGCCTTGAACTTGGCCGTTGCTGATGCCATAAAATCAGTGAAATGTATGAGTGATGCACTTGACACTGTCAGAGAAATTGGAAAGTTGGTAAAAAAGTCACCACAAAGAAACACCAAACTAGATCAAATAAGGGAAGAAACCACGAATGAGTCTCGCGGAGTTCATGCGTTTTGCCCAACACGATGGACTGTTCGTGGCGAAGCATTAGCATCAGTGCTCAACAACCATGATGAGCTCATGGAGCTTTGGGATTGGTCCCTTGATGTCTTAAAGGACACAGAAATGAAATCGAGAATCAATGGAGTTAAAAGTATGATGACaaagtttagtttttattttggttGTTGCTTAGGTGAGAAAATTTTGCGACAAACCGACAACTTGAGCCGTGCTTTGCAGAGTTCTTCAATTTCTGCTGCTCAGGGAAATAAGCTTGCAGTAGATGTGGtcaaaaccttgaaaacagATCGGAGCGACGAGTCTTTTGATCTCTTCTGGGCTCGCATCAAACAGAGAAAGGACAAAGAAATTGAGTCCATCGAAGATCCCGTGCCtccaaggaaaagaaaagtccCAAGCAGATTCGAGCTTGGACAACAACAAACGCACTATTTCCCTCAAACGGCCAAGGACCACTATaagcaaatttattttgaagcCATCGATTTTGCAACAACTGCAATCACAGCACGATTTGACCAGAAGGACTTCAAAGTGTACATGAATCTCCAAGAGCTTCTTTTAAAGGCCACAGCTAAACAACCGTACGATGCTGAACTGGCCGAAGTTTTGAAGGTGTATAGTGAAGACCTGAATCCCTATCAACTTGAAGGCCAGCTAGTACTTCTCCCACAAGTGGCTGCCTCGAATGCTTTTGACACTTCAAGATTTAATGTCGATGAcctaatatcattttttcaatcAATTGATGAACCCCATAAATTACTTCTTTCTGAAATTTGCATGCTGGGAAAGTTACTGTTGGTTATGCCAGCAACGAATGCCGCGAGTGAACGTTCATTTTCTGCTTTAAAGCGCGTCAAGACATATTTGCGTGCAACAACTGGAGACGCAAGGCTGAACCATCTCATGACGCTTCATGTCCACAGGGACAGGACTGATTCGATTGACCTGGTAGCTGCAGCAAACCAGTTTGTTGGAGAACAAGAGAACAGAAAGCAGTTGTTTGGGTCTTTTACCACAAATGATTTGTCGCGAAAGGTGTCTTTGGTCTCGCGTTCAACGCAAACATCTCTATAA